Proteins encoded within one genomic window of Pseudalkalibacillus sp. SCS-8:
- a CDS encoding YjcZ family sporulation protein, giving the protein MSGYGYGYGYGCGKGGWESGFALIVVLFLLLIIVGIAFVGGDKKDDDC; this is encoded by the coding sequence ATGTCAGGATATGGTTACGGCTATGGATATGGTTGCGGTAAAGGAGGATGGGAATCGGGCTTTGCACTGATTGTGGTCCTGTTCCTTCTATTGATTATCGTCGGAATCGCCTTTGTTGGCGGAGACAAAAAGGACGACGATTGCTAG
- a CDS encoding YwqG family protein, giving the protein MSRVPALTLPKELEPHRKQISQTVAPYISVIAKNEKANIHQSKFGGHPYLPKEVEHPKDRNGKPMLLLAQINFKELPKLDDMPEKGLLQFFITAEDDLMGLDFDNMTKQSNFKILYHPTISSDPSGLISDFSYLEQLNTEFFPIERESSLSFQIAYDPVSIEDFRASTLLGKSIDFSFDASEEDEELWEAYAGAFRGEGHKIGGYPFFTQTDPRDDEKYKEHEILLLQIDTDDENGIMWGDAGVANFFIKKEDLLNLHFENVLYNWDCH; this is encoded by the coding sequence ATGAGCAGAGTGCCAGCATTAACTTTACCGAAGGAATTAGAACCACACCGGAAACAGATTTCACAAACCGTCGCACCTTACATAAGCGTAATCGCAAAAAATGAAAAGGCAAACATCCATCAAAGTAAATTCGGAGGCCATCCTTATCTTCCTAAGGAGGTTGAACATCCGAAAGATAGAAACGGAAAGCCGATGCTGTTATTGGCACAGATTAATTTTAAAGAGTTACCGAAATTAGATGATATGCCAGAAAAGGGGCTCTTACAGTTCTTTATCACAGCTGAAGATGACTTGATGGGGCTGGATTTTGACAATATGACGAAGCAATCGAACTTCAAAATTCTCTATCATCCAACGATATCGAGTGATCCATCCGGGTTAATCAGCGATTTTTCTTATTTGGAGCAGTTGAACACAGAGTTCTTTCCAATTGAGCGGGAGTCATCGTTATCATTCCAAATCGCCTATGATCCTGTATCGATTGAGGATTTCAGAGCGAGTACGCTGTTAGGTAAATCGATTGATTTTTCGTTTGATGCCAGTGAAGAAGATGAAGAATTGTGGGAGGCATATGCGGGAGCCTTTAGGGGGGAAGGACATAAAATCGGCGGCTATCCATTCTTCACCCAAACCGATCCAAGGGATGATGAAAAGTATAAGGAGCATGAAATTCTCTTGTTACAAATTGATACAGATGACGAAAACGGAATCATGTGGGGAGATGCTGGGGTGGCGAATTTCTTCATCAAAAAAGAGGATTTGCTGAATCTTCATTTCGAAAATGTACTTTATAATTGGGACTGCCATTGA
- a CDS encoding FAD/NAD(P)-binding protein: protein MKEWLIVGGGVHGCTIATALLKSNRVNNDQIQIIDPSLRPMNRWKVLTERISMEHLRSPVVHHIDTKPSSLEAYAKQTNRKRALHGYYQKPCLELFNDHCDHVLKEVDLKSVWKSATVKGLGFKNHTWKVTTEEDEQIVSKKVVLAIGVNDQPNYPGWAIPLREQLPERVFHIFKQPIPPSISGDRLPPVIVGGGITAAHLTVKLCSESKQPVVLIKRHPFRIHEFDSDPGWNGPKKLRNFDKVEDPNQRRSIIQKERYKGSIPRHLYMKLLHLQRKGKLNIITDDIYEAAVTSKEEITIQLKAHPSITTSRVVLATGAKRCLPGKSWLLRTIQAQNLRCAECGFPIVNYNLEWGKDLYVAGALAELEIGPVSRNISGARKVAERIIGNL from the coding sequence ATGAAAGAGTGGCTCATTGTAGGGGGAGGAGTACATGGATGTACAATTGCTACCGCTCTATTAAAGAGTAATAGAGTGAACAATGATCAAATTCAAATCATTGATCCATCTCTCAGACCGATGAACAGGTGGAAAGTACTTACAGAACGTATTTCTATGGAACATCTACGGTCGCCTGTTGTCCATCATATCGATACAAAACCATCTAGTCTCGAAGCGTATGCAAAGCAAACGAATCGAAAGAGGGCATTGCACGGCTATTATCAGAAGCCTTGCCTGGAATTGTTTAATGACCATTGCGATCATGTGTTGAAGGAAGTTGATTTAAAAAGCGTCTGGAAGTCAGCAACGGTAAAAGGGTTGGGTTTCAAGAATCATACGTGGAAAGTGACGACGGAGGAAGATGAACAAATCGTCTCAAAAAAGGTGGTCTTAGCAATTGGAGTGAATGACCAACCTAATTATCCAGGATGGGCAATCCCATTACGAGAACAACTGCCTGAAAGGGTTTTTCACATTTTCAAACAACCCATCCCTCCATCTATTTCAGGAGATCGACTTCCACCTGTCATAGTTGGCGGTGGAATTACAGCTGCTCATTTAACCGTTAAGCTATGTTCTGAAAGCAAACAGCCTGTGGTATTAATTAAACGTCATCCATTCCGTATCCATGAGTTTGATAGTGATCCAGGTTGGAATGGTCCCAAAAAGTTACGGAATTTCGATAAAGTAGAAGATCCAAATCAGCGAAGAAGCATCATTCAAAAGGAACGTTATAAAGGATCGATTCCGCGACACTTGTATATGAAACTCTTACATTTACAAAGAAAAGGAAAATTGAACATCATTACCGATGACATATATGAGGCTGCAGTAACGAGTAAAGAAGAGATTACCATACAGTTGAAAGCTCATCCTTCCATTACAACTTCAAGGGTCGTTCTTGCTACAGGGGCAAAAAGGTGTTTACCAGGCAAAAGCTGGCTGCTTCGAACTATACAGGCTCAAAACCTCCGTTGTGCTGAGTGCGGATTTCCGATTGTCAATTACAACCTGGAATGGGGAAAGGATTTATATGTTGCAGGAGCTTTAGCTGAACTTGAAATCGGTCCTGTTTCACGAAACATTTCTGGTGCCAGAAAAGTCGCGGAAAGAATTATTGGAAACTTATGA
- a CDS encoding type B 50S ribosomal protein L31: MKSNIHPEYRKVVFMDTTSGFKFLSGSTKTTSETIEWEDGNVYPLLKVEISSDTHPFYTGKQKFSDRGGRADRFMKKYNLNKK, translated from the coding sequence ATGAAGAGCAACATTCACCCTGAATATCGCAAAGTCGTTTTTATGGATACAACCAGTGGATTTAAATTTCTATCAGGATCAACAAAGACCACATCAGAGACAATCGAATGGGAGGATGGGAATGTCTATCCTTTATTGAAAGTGGAAATCAGCTCAGATACCCACCCGTTCTACACAGGCAAACAGAAGTTTTCAGATCGTGGTGGCCGTGCAGACCGGTTCATGAAAAAGTACAACTTAAATAAAAAATAA
- a CDS encoding putative thiazole-containing bacteriocin maturation protein: MTKMTPTMRLKVNRDTFFLPDMAGRVYFRNNAGSFHMEGDSIDRWIEKLVPMFNGNYTMEELTAGLPEPYKRRVYEIAEALHQNGFVQDISSYKQHGLKEDTLTKYASQIGFLNSFGGSGAYRFEQYRKEKVLAIGSGPFFLSLINALLESGLPTFHVLVNEEVATNRKRLAELTSHARKTDPEVAIEVVTKAEAVRSWREVIDPFDTVYYVSQTGEVEELRVLHAVCRDEKKRFIPAVCFEKVGMAGPFVDPESDACWESAWRSLHQSAFVNEHPAGPYSSTVGALLANLCVFEGFKTMTGVSTTPNQLYTLDLFTLTGKWHTVRPHPRVTDCTSIVKVEQLDWKRNEDSDLFLAFGKLTSEVTGIFHRWEEGDLNQIPLSQCAVQVVDPISDGPADLLPVKNCSGLTHEEARKEAGLVGVEDYCGRLIDSFQPSYTSVGAGETAEEGISRGLQKCLLEKLNGHDEHSVVPVKLGDVTDDHCRFYLNVLEETRVFLGEDLSGYPVTWVNVGDSWYGSAGINETQALRSCLQKAILMDCHANAICAVNVTVNEADPRTLDVPQLEIDLSKLNETCDVYELKMEALFKQGELGVYGVLLREEAVE; encoded by the coding sequence ATGACCAAAATGACACCGACAATGCGTTTGAAAGTGAACCGTGATACGTTCTTTCTGCCGGATATGGCGGGTCGGGTGTATTTCCGAAACAACGCAGGATCTTTTCATATGGAGGGAGACTCGATCGATCGCTGGATTGAAAAACTAGTGCCGATGTTTAATGGAAACTATACGATGGAGGAGCTAACCGCCGGCCTCCCGGAACCTTATAAAAGGAGAGTTTACGAGATTGCGGAAGCTCTCCATCAAAACGGGTTCGTCCAGGACATCAGCAGCTACAAACAACATGGCTTGAAGGAGGACACCCTCACCAAATATGCGTCTCAAATCGGGTTCCTGAACAGTTTCGGCGGTTCAGGCGCTTATCGTTTTGAACAATATCGGAAGGAAAAAGTGCTCGCCATCGGCTCGGGGCCGTTCTTCCTTTCGCTCATAAATGCGCTTCTCGAGTCCGGACTTCCGACGTTCCATGTGCTCGTGAACGAGGAAGTCGCGACGAATCGGAAGCGCCTCGCTGAATTGACTTCCCATGCGCGAAAAACCGACCCGGAAGTGGCGATCGAGGTCGTTACGAAGGCGGAAGCGGTCCGCTCGTGGCGGGAAGTGATCGATCCTTTTGATACCGTCTATTATGTATCCCAAACGGGCGAGGTGGAGGAACTCCGAGTCCTTCACGCTGTCTGTCGGGATGAGAAGAAACGATTCATTCCGGCGGTCTGTTTTGAAAAAGTAGGAATGGCAGGTCCGTTCGTTGATCCGGAATCCGATGCGTGCTGGGAATCGGCATGGCGAAGCCTGCATCAAAGCGCATTCGTAAATGAGCACCCGGCCGGTCCGTATTCTTCCACAGTCGGTGCGTTGCTCGCGAACCTATGTGTGTTCGAAGGCTTCAAGACGATGACAGGCGTCAGCACTACCCCTAACCAACTGTATACACTGGACCTTTTTACATTGACCGGAAAATGGCACACCGTCAGACCCCATCCTAGAGTGACGGACTGCACCTCGATTGTAAAAGTCGAACAGTTGGATTGGAAGAGGAATGAAGATAGCGACTTGTTCCTCGCGTTTGGAAAGCTGACATCAGAGGTGACGGGAATCTTTCATCGATGGGAAGAAGGGGATCTCAATCAGATACCTCTGTCGCAATGTGCCGTTCAGGTGGTAGACCCGATCAGCGATGGACCGGCGGACCTTTTACCGGTGAAAAATTGCAGCGGACTCACACACGAAGAAGCCAGAAAAGAAGCAGGGCTAGTCGGCGTGGAAGACTATTGCGGAAGACTGATCGATTCGTTCCAACCTTCATATACCAGTGTCGGGGCAGGAGAGACAGCGGAAGAAGGCATCAGCCGTGGACTACAGAAATGTCTCCTGGAAAAATTGAATGGACACGATGAGCATTCCGTTGTCCCAGTAAAACTGGGTGATGTCACCGATGACCATTGTAGGTTTTACCTGAATGTGTTGGAGGAAACACGGGTATTCCTGGGTGAAGATTTGAGCGGGTACCCTGTGACATGGGTGAACGTCGGAGATAGTTGGTACGGAAGTGCAGGGATCAATGAGACGCAAGCACTCAGAAGCTGTCTTCAAAAAGCCATCTTAATGGATTGCCATGCGAATGCGATTTGTGCGGTAAACGTAACGGTAAACGAGGCTGATCCCCGAACGCTCGATGTACCACAACTGGAGATCGACCTTTCGAAGCTCAACGAAACGTGTGATGTGTACGAATTGAAGATGGAAGCTCTTTTCAAACAGGGTGAACTTGGTGTTTACGGTGTCCTCTTGCGAGAGGAGGCGGTTGAATGA
- a CDS encoding SagB family peptide dehydrogenase, whose translation MNLDEFLYKLHYDIDHVSPPDWEVDWNDAPLPYKLYQNLPTIPLSSEVPLKLEPSEKELTLEDFGAFLWYVYGLNHVSQTVYPETEGVMQALRRFVPSGGGLYPNELYVYVKMECLARGIYHYDVAHHRLVLLREGNFDDYLEKALGNQCDLSSCFGTVFISTMFWKNFFKYNNFSYRLQGLDAGAIIGQIEEAAKRCRYETKVCYQYLDRAVNHLLGLNEQEESVYAVIPIGNEPIAPSSGDEHITANRLCQELEPIAPEHYIHSKTVLEFPKITKMNEAAMLEEHIVQPSDEKREPNHEGGLPLPHVERLDYDFAEACHNRHSPGMDFTMGTVTQDQLGTLFKGVIHSSNLSIYGCFYNVEGLEDGTYKYEPETHSLHQIKKGDFRTHLQSGMSAHNLNLYQTPICLHIVGSKHAHKDALGYRGYRIQQMEAGIILQKMLLRASALRMNGHPLLGFNVKLCDELYGFQKDETCLIQVPIGPSQARISLRGSLL comes from the coding sequence GTGAATCTCGATGAATTCCTTTACAAGCTCCATTATGACATCGATCACGTGAGCCCGCCCGACTGGGAAGTGGATTGGAACGACGCACCGCTCCCTTATAAGCTTTATCAAAACCTTCCTACCATTCCGCTTTCATCCGAGGTTCCCTTAAAATTGGAGCCTTCAGAAAAAGAACTGACGCTTGAGGATTTTGGGGCATTTCTCTGGTATGTGTATGGATTGAATCATGTCTCACAAACGGTTTATCCAGAAACGGAAGGGGTGATGCAAGCTCTCCGCCGGTTCGTCCCGTCCGGTGGAGGGCTCTACCCGAATGAACTGTATGTGTATGTGAAAATGGAATGTCTGGCAAGAGGTATTTACCATTACGATGTCGCTCATCACAGACTCGTGCTGTTGCGGGAAGGGAACTTTGACGACTATCTGGAAAAAGCGCTCGGTAATCAATGTGACCTATCGAGCTGTTTCGGAACGGTCTTCATCTCGACGATGTTCTGGAAGAACTTTTTCAAATACAACAACTTCAGTTACCGCCTTCAGGGGCTTGATGCTGGGGCAATCATCGGTCAGATAGAGGAAGCGGCAAAAAGGTGCAGGTACGAAACGAAGGTTTGCTATCAGTATCTTGACCGTGCTGTGAACCACTTGCTCGGATTAAACGAACAGGAAGAAAGCGTGTATGCGGTCATTCCAATTGGAAATGAGCCGATTGCACCTTCTTCAGGCGATGAACACATCACAGCCAATAGGTTGTGTCAGGAGCTTGAACCGATTGCACCTGAACATTACATCCATTCCAAAACCGTTCTCGAATTTCCGAAAATCACAAAAATGAATGAGGCTGCGATGCTGGAGGAGCATATCGTGCAGCCGTCAGATGAAAAAAGAGAACCCAATCACGAAGGTGGTCTCCCTTTACCTCATGTTGAACGGCTGGATTATGATTTTGCAGAAGCTTGTCATAATCGTCATTCCCCTGGAATGGATTTTACAATGGGAACGGTGACGCAAGACCAGCTGGGTACTCTTTTCAAAGGTGTCATCCATTCATCCAATCTCTCTATCTATGGCTGTTTTTATAACGTGGAAGGGTTGGAGGATGGCACGTATAAGTATGAACCCGAAACGCATTCGTTACACCAAATAAAAAAGGGCGACTTCCGGACGCATTTGCAATCCGGCATGTCAGCCCATAACTTGAATCTCTATCAAACCCCAATTTGCCTGCATATTGTCGGCAGCAAGCACGCCCATAAAGATGCGCTCGGATATAGAGGCTATCGCATCCAACAGATGGAAGCAGGCATCATTCTGCAAAAGATGTTGCTTCGAGCCTCAGCATTACGAATGAACGGTCACCCGTTACTAGGGTTCAACGTCAAACTGTGTGATGAATTGTATGGCTTTCAAAAGGATGAAACGTGTCTCATCCAAGTGCCGATTGGACCATCGCAGGCCCGAATTTCCTTACGAGGTAGCCTTCTCTAA
- a CDS encoding SRPBCC domain-containing protein, translating into MADVTNLIQTKVEDRELIIERIFDAPRELVFNAYKVPEYLKQWWGPKGWSLPVCEMDFKPGGVWFYCMKCEDEAQGEYYGMESCGKAYFEEIEEPEKIVVIDRFADSEGNLAENMPAAHITYQFEDYDGKTKLISRTQYETKEALKTVLDMGVIEGMTQTLNRLEELLMELKK; encoded by the coding sequence ATGGCGGATGTAACGAATCTCATTCAGACTAAGGTAGAGGATCGGGAACTCATTATTGAACGAATTTTTGACGCTCCTCGTGAACTCGTTTTCAATGCGTATAAAGTGCCTGAGTATCTGAAGCAGTGGTGGGGTCCTAAAGGCTGGAGCCTGCCGGTTTGCGAAATGGACTTCAAGCCTGGTGGTGTATGGTTCTACTGCATGAAATGCGAGGATGAAGCACAGGGAGAGTACTATGGAATGGAGTCGTGTGGAAAGGCGTATTTTGAAGAGATTGAAGAACCTGAAAAAATCGTCGTCATTGATCGTTTTGCAGACTCAGAAGGAAATCTTGCAGAAAATATGCCTGCAGCCCATATCACGTATCAATTTGAGGACTATGATGGAAAGACAAAACTGATCAGCCGTACCCAATACGAGACGAAGGAAGCGCTGAAAACGGTCCTCGATATGGGAGTAATTGAAGGCATGACCCAGACGCTTAATCGACTTGAAGAGCTTCTCATGGAATTGAAAAAATAA
- a CDS encoding TOMM precursor leader peptide-binding protein, whose product MMGTVLVIGHGVLAEYVCNQLAGQCEVIRRTEVEKERPQADFALVLHDTWVPAVHQQTEEMLDIPWLRGFVAFGEGVIGPLVRPGEAGCSQCADTRMLMASRDRKEMWDLRQQQISMQDRNPDAWASNSGLLQMAHVICSDVQKSIKGEKPHSENHVCLFSLKTFESSWRFILPDAMCPNCSEIPEDAPEEMTLEPSLKVNLDTYRCRPMGELKGALSKEYVDNRTGMLNSKAYDPQTIFADVIVNLPLFNGNEGTAGRTHSYELSTSTAILEALERSCGIGARGKRSVVHESYRNLSDEALHPLSVGVHSDEQYELPNYSFKKFDPDRKMNWVWGYSFLQEKPILVPELLAYYSMGCGGGFVFETSNGCALGGSREEAIFYGIMEVVERDAFLLTWYGNLKLPRLDPYSADDEELKLMVDRMREVAGYDLYLYNATMEHGIPGVWAMAKNRKEKGMNIICAAGAHLDPIRATKSAVYELAGMVLTLDEKFETNIAEHRKMLYDDSLVRRMDDHGMLYGLKEAEERLHFLLKNEEPIQTFKEAFPPRQKYSDLTEELKEVMRTFHEQGLDVITVDQTSPEIRRNGLSCMKVLIPGMLPMTFGHHQTRIKGLERVLKVPMELGFTKEPLTYDELNPFPHPFP is encoded by the coding sequence ATGATGGGGACGGTTCTCGTGATTGGGCACGGCGTGCTTGCGGAATATGTGTGCAACCAGCTGGCAGGGCAATGTGAAGTGATCAGAAGGACTGAAGTGGAAAAAGAACGACCACAAGCAGATTTCGCCCTCGTTTTACATGACACATGGGTGCCGGCGGTTCATCAACAGACTGAAGAGATGCTCGACATCCCGTGGCTGAGAGGGTTCGTCGCGTTCGGGGAAGGCGTCATCGGTCCTCTTGTCCGACCGGGGGAAGCAGGTTGTTCCCAGTGCGCCGATACGCGGATGTTGATGGCGAGTCGCGACAGGAAAGAAATGTGGGACCTACGGCAGCAACAAATCTCCATGCAAGACCGGAACCCCGACGCCTGGGCCTCGAACTCAGGGTTGCTGCAAATGGCACACGTTATCTGTTCAGATGTGCAGAAGAGCATAAAAGGAGAGAAACCACATTCTGAAAACCATGTGTGCCTATTCAGTTTAAAAACGTTTGAAAGTTCATGGCGGTTCATCTTGCCAGATGCGATGTGTCCGAATTGCTCAGAAATTCCGGAGGATGCTCCGGAAGAGATGACTCTTGAACCGAGCTTGAAAGTGAACCTGGACACATACCGGTGCCGGCCGATGGGGGAATTGAAGGGAGCGCTCTCGAAAGAGTACGTCGACAACCGCACTGGGATGTTGAACTCGAAAGCGTATGATCCGCAGACGATATTCGCGGACGTAATTGTCAATCTGCCACTTTTCAACGGAAACGAGGGGACGGCTGGAAGGACGCATTCGTATGAACTGAGCACATCAACAGCGATCCTAGAAGCACTCGAACGATCATGTGGAATCGGAGCAAGAGGCAAACGGAGCGTGGTTCATGAATCATACCGGAACCTTTCAGACGAGGCTCTTCATCCCTTGTCCGTCGGGGTCCATTCTGATGAACAATATGAGTTGCCGAATTATTCCTTTAAAAAGTTCGATCCTGACCGAAAGATGAATTGGGTGTGGGGCTACTCGTTTTTACAAGAAAAACCGATTCTCGTTCCAGAGCTGCTCGCCTATTACAGCATGGGGTGCGGAGGCGGATTCGTGTTTGAAACGTCTAATGGCTGTGCGCTCGGTGGCAGTCGGGAGGAAGCGATCTTTTACGGAATCATGGAGGTCGTCGAGCGGGATGCATTCCTCCTCACCTGGTACGGGAATTTGAAGCTACCGAGGCTAGATCCGTACTCGGCGGACGATGAAGAGCTGAAGCTGATGGTCGACCGGATGCGTGAGGTTGCGGGCTATGACCTTTATCTGTACAACGCAACGATGGAGCATGGCATCCCTGGTGTTTGGGCGATGGCGAAGAACCGGAAAGAGAAAGGCATGAACATCATCTGTGCGGCCGGTGCTCATCTCGATCCGATCCGTGCGACCAAAAGCGCTGTTTATGAACTGGCTGGCATGGTGCTAACCTTGGATGAAAAGTTTGAAACGAACATAGCGGAGCATAGAAAGATGCTTTACGATGATTCTCTCGTACGTCGGATGGATGACCACGGCATGCTGTATGGACTGAAGGAAGCGGAGGAACGCCTGCACTTTTTACTGAAAAATGAAGAACCGATACAGACCTTCAAGGAAGCCTTTCCTCCCCGTCAGAAGTATTCCGATCTGACGGAGGAATTGAAAGAGGTAATGCGGACGTTCCACGAGCAAGGGCTCGATGTGATCACCGTCGATCAAACGTCCCCGGAAATCAGGCGGAACGGACTTTCTTGCATGAAGGTGCTCATCCCAGGGATGCTGCCGATGACATTCGGGCATCACCAGACACGAATTAAAGGGCTGGAGCGCGTGTTGAAGGTGCCAATGGAGCTTGGGTTTACGAAGGAACCGCTGACGTATGATGAGCTGAATCCGTTTCCGCATCCATTCCCATAA
- a CDS encoding GNAT family N-acetyltransferase: MEYTTSLEGIKPEMLKGFFVDWPSPPSAETHLDILNGSYTRVLAVDQENNQVVGFITAVSDGILSAYIPLLEVLPDYQNRGIGRELVQRMLKELEDFYMIDLLCDKNLQPYYEKLGMTKVQGMCVRNYEHQSGR; this comes from the coding sequence ATGGAATATACGACGTCGTTGGAAGGAATCAAGCCGGAAATGCTGAAAGGGTTCTTTGTAGACTGGCCTTCACCGCCATCTGCTGAAACACATTTGGACATTTTGAACGGAAGTTATACAAGGGTGCTGGCTGTGGATCAAGAGAACAACCAAGTAGTAGGGTTCATAACCGCTGTCAGTGATGGTATACTATCAGCCTACATCCCTTTATTGGAAGTTTTACCAGACTATCAAAACAGAGGGATCGGCAGGGAGCTCGTTCAGAGAATGCTGAAAGAGTTAGAAGATTTCTATATGATCGATCTCCTCTGTGATAAAAATCTACAACCCTATTATGAAAAACTCGGTATGACAAAAGTCCAGGGCATGTGCGTCCGAAACTATGAACATCAATCAGGGCGATGA
- a CDS encoding DUF2188 domain-containing protein, translated as MKEYTVVPDRDVTGWDVTLEDTAPVDHFEMKSDAIEFAEKMAKENKPSKLIILDQDREVVEKREF; from the coding sequence ATGAAAGAATATACAGTTGTACCTGATCGCGACGTTACAGGCTGGGACGTGACTCTGGAAGATACAGCCCCAGTCGATCACTTCGAAATGAAATCCGATGCAATTGAATTTGCTGAAAAGATGGCGAAAGAAAACAAACCGAGTAAGCTGATCATTCTCGATCAGGACCGAGAAGTAGTCGAAAAGCGTGAGTTTTAA
- a CDS encoding DUF5050 domain-containing protein, with product MKRKCKGCICEQLAHLMPGTTVTLFLPDPLVLKLACVDALTCCVRGINRLGQLIVVDCCKIVSFRIGEKVKLIAYESRNEDSQQIYVIRPDGTGKKNVTNNSNNNRNPVWSPVASKILYTSIVAGNSDIFVVNSDGSGQTNLTNNPSLDFDASWSPDGSKVVFTSNRGGSINIFKMNADGSNQTNISMNPATDREPTWSPDGKKIAFSSNRDGDFNIYTMDPDGSNVTRLTNNGTSNRTPIWSPDGSKILFLSIVAGFREFFVMDRDGSNQTNLTNNSSTNRTASWSPDGSKIAFATDQDGSFDIFIMNADGSNKMNLTNDTVFDASPTWSPDGTQIAYESRLGSDSNIFIINVDGTNKHNITAGDSNFNTSPVWQQS from the coding sequence ATGAAAAGAAAATGTAAGGGATGTATTTGCGAACAACTTGCTCATTTGATGCCGGGTACAACTGTGACATTGTTTCTTCCAGACCCGCTCGTGCTCAAATTAGCTTGTGTAGACGCCCTCACGTGCTGTGTAAGAGGAATTAATCGGCTAGGACAATTAATTGTAGTAGACTGTTGCAAGATCGTTTCGTTTAGAATTGGTGAAAAAGTTAAACTGATTGCTTATGAAAGTAGAAACGAGGACTCTCAACAGATTTATGTGATCAGACCAGACGGGACTGGAAAGAAGAATGTGACGAACAACTCAAACAACAACCGAAATCCTGTTTGGTCCCCTGTAGCATCGAAAATTTTGTATACTTCTATTGTAGCAGGAAATTCAGATATCTTTGTTGTGAATTCGGATGGATCAGGACAGACCAACCTGACAAATAATCCGTCTCTAGACTTTGACGCTTCCTGGTCCCCGGATGGATCCAAAGTCGTTTTTACATCAAATCGAGGTGGGAGTATCAACATCTTTAAGATGAATGCAGATGGATCCAATCAGACGAATATCTCGATGAATCCTGCAACAGATCGTGAACCTACCTGGTCACCAGATGGAAAGAAGATTGCTTTCAGCTCCAATCGTGATGGGGATTTTAATATTTACACCATGGATCCTGATGGTTCGAATGTTACTAGGCTTACGAACAACGGCACATCAAACCGTACACCAATCTGGTCTCCAGACGGCTCGAAAATTTTGTTCCTATCAATTGTAGCTGGTTTTCGAGAATTCTTTGTGATGGACCGTGATGGATCGAACCAAACCAATTTGACGAATAACAGTTCAACGAACCGTACCGCAAGCTGGTCTCCGGACGGATCAAAAATCGCTTTTGCAACCGATCAAGATGGTAGTTTCGACATTTTCATCATGAATGCAGATGGGTCAAATAAGATGAATTTAACCAACGACACCGTTTTTGATGCCAGTCCTACCTGGTCACCTGATGGGACTCAAATCGCTTACGAATCGCGCCTCGGATCTGATTCGAACATCTTCATCATCAATGTAGACGGTACAAATAAACATAACATCACGGCTGGTGATTCAAACTTCAATACATCCCCTGTTTGGCAGCAAAGTTAA
- the rpsN gene encoding 30S ribosomal protein S14, whose translation MAKKSKIAKEKKRQEQVEKYAALRKELKEKGDYEALRKLPRDSSPTRLHNRCQIDGRPRGFMRKFKMSRISFRELAHKGQIPGVKKSSW comes from the coding sequence ATGGCTAAAAAATCTAAAATCGCAAAAGAAAAAAAGAGACAAGAACAAGTAGAGAAATATGCAGCTCTACGCAAAGAATTAAAGGAAAAAGGAGATTATGAAGCGTTAAGGAAACTTCCGAGAGATTCATCCCCCACACGTCTGCACAACCGTTGTCAAATTGATGGGAGACCACGAGGGTTTATGAGGAAGTTTAAAATGTCTCGGATCTCCTTTCGTGAATTGGCACATAAAGGGCAGATTCCTGGCGTTAAAAAATCAAGTTGGTAA